The following are encoded in a window of Synergistaceae bacterium genomic DNA:
- a CDS encoding precorrin-2 C(20)-methyltransferase, which translates to MKIFIAGVGPGHVDYITIAALNAAKDSDLIIIPRSNMNNSGMAEHVISQLMPGREIIPLYCPMIKDEAKRDKIILEQLEKFALNESQKIFFPVIGDSVLYSTGAYFIKSIKKLFTCEINFIPGISAHSLASSIAKRFLAMKDEIFSVIPGTADSDKIKSALETCGSAAIYKPSAITDTKFLLEISRKWEVIRVDYAGIPEHEKILTGSDALNNLNNYMSIILLYRE; encoded by the coding sequence TTGAAAATATTTATCGCCGGAGTCGGTCCCGGACATGTTGACTATATCACTATAGCAGCACTCAACGCCGCAAAAGATTCAGATTTAATCATAATACCGCGTTCAAACATGAATAATTCAGGAATGGCCGAGCATGTTATCTCGCAGTTAATGCCCGGACGCGAAATAATACCGTTATATTGTCCTATGATTAAAGACGAGGCCAAGCGCGATAAAATAATTCTTGAGCAGCTAGAAAAATTTGCACTTAATGAATCACAAAAAATTTTCTTTCCTGTTATAGGCGACTCTGTATTATATTCAACGGGGGCATATTTTATTAAGTCAATCAAGAAATTATTTACTTGTGAAATAAATTTTATACCGGGCATTTCTGCTCATTCGCTGGCAAGTTCAATAGCTAAGAGATTTCTAGCAATGAAGGACGAAATTTTTTCAGTTATTCCCGGAACTGCTGACTCTGACAAAATAAAATCGGCTCTTGAGACATGCGGCTCCGCAGCAATTTACAAGCCCAGCGCAATAACTGACACTAAATTTTTGCTCGAAATTTCACGAAAATGGGAAGTAATAAGAGTCGATTATGCAGGAATTCCCGAACATGAAAAAATTTTAACGGGCTCTGACGCTTTGAATAATTTAAATAATTACATGTCGATAATTTTACTTTATCGCGAATAA
- a CDS encoding GGDEF domain-containing protein, whose protein sequence is MNAIKIYTRSKNLADLLNSFEDWEKADCEIYSLTDRPEIDEQDPEIINVFILTQIPEKILMNARYILCSSNPQKLSEMDLASLYDLWPMPLTPQLIRFYFRTLTERLKSELEDTSYQEKILEMARQDYLTGLATRWYLNEYATQNASEEFITCIYLDLDHFKEVNDQYGHAAGDRALAATAEMIQNEFKAFAARMGGDEFMILLLGEQENIYERVNAFMEKLLDYYDHEESDTMKALTVSAGIARKVNGENKSIEQLIHEADLALYQAKKNGRNQAQIYSSDLEN, encoded by the coding sequence ATGAATGCAATAAAAATTTACACTCGAAGCAAGAATTTAGCGGATCTCTTGAATTCATTTGAGGACTGGGAGAAGGCAGACTGCGAAATTTATTCACTCACTGACAGGCCGGAAATTGACGAGCAGGACCCGGAAATCATAAACGTTTTTATATTGACTCAGATTCCCGAAAAAATTTTAATGAATGCACGTTATATATTATGTTCGTCGAATCCTCAAAAACTTTCAGAAATGGATTTAGCCTCACTTTATGATTTATGGCCGATGCCTTTAACGCCGCAATTAATAAGATTTTATTTCAGGACTTTAACCGAGAGACTCAAGAGTGAACTTGAAGATACTTCTTATCAGGAAAAAATTTTAGAGATGGCAAGACAGGATTATTTAACGGGACTGGCGACTCGCTGGTACTTGAACGAATACGCAACCCAGAACGCAAGCGAGGAATTTATCACGTGTATTTATTTGGATCTCGACCATTTCAAAGAAGTAAATGACCAATACGGACACGCCGCAGGAGATAGGGCACTGGCTGCAACTGCTGAAATGATTCAAAACGAGTTTAAGGCCTTTGCTGCGAGAATGGGCGGAGATGAATTCATGATTTTGTTACTCGGTGAACAAGAAAATATTTACGAACGTGTTAATGCTTTCATGGAAAAATTGCTTGATTATTATGATCATGAGGAATCAGACACAATGAAGGCTCTAACAGTCAGCGCAGGAATTGCCCGGAAAGTGAACGGCGAAAATAAATCAATCGAACAATTAATACATGAGGCAGATTTGGCACTATATCAGGCTAAAAAAAACGGCAGAAATCAGGCACAAATTTATTCAAGCGACTTAGAGAATTAA